One part of the Terrimicrobium sacchariphilum genome encodes these proteins:
- a CDS encoding peptidoglycan-binding domain-containing protein: MKAFLRVLCCLVLAAGAARADQVVADVQKKLLKMGYYSGVVDGQMGSQTSAAIRRYQLAENLRVTGNLTPQTLDSLRVQTPPPTVQAVPPTKNPSSNPPRTAPVQSVPEYVAIADIFKGGPYISAGPEVQIATIRQAQKTLRLLGYYNGPVNGSPSPALVSALKAWQASARFRQTGRFDENTLKGLNIMPN; encoded by the coding sequence GCCGCCAGGGCTGATCAGGTGGTGGCCGATGTGCAGAAAAAACTGCTGAAAATGGGCTACTATAGCGGTGTGGTCGACGGGCAGATGGGCAGCCAGACGTCCGCCGCCATTCGCCGATACCAACTCGCGGAAAATCTCCGCGTCACCGGCAACCTGACCCCGCAGACCCTCGACAGTCTGCGCGTCCAGACTCCGCCTCCGACCGTTCAGGCTGTACCACCGACGAAAAATCCGTCTTCCAATCCGCCTAGAACCGCCCCCGTCCAATCTGTGCCGGAATATGTGGCCATCGCAGATATCTTCAAAGGTGGCCCCTATATTTCCGCCGGGCCGGAGGTGCAGATTGCCACGATCCGGCAGGCCCAGAAAACGCTCCGCCTGCTCGGGTACTACAATGGCCCGGTAAACGGTTCGCCCAGCCCCGCGCTGGTCAGTGCGCTGAAAGCCTGGCAGGCGAGTGCTCGTTTCCGCCAGACCGGGCGCTTCGACGAGAACACGTTGAAGGGCTTGAACATCATGCCCAACTG